From Drosophila yakuba strain Tai18E2 chromosome 2L, Prin_Dyak_Tai18E2_2.1, whole genome shotgun sequence, one genomic window encodes:
- the LOC120320821 gene encoding uncharacterized protein LOC120320821, with product MKLVQGQKALCSFSNADHVPKIEEVDDGIILLNDYDGNATWNNTELHLEGTYLVQLSNDSIIIDNQQFSNLEPTVSTPGAPLVQFTAEEKERLKVLSLEALEALHINNTEQSSTEAQYQLPQFNDIPYF from the exons ATGAAG CTAGTTCAGGGACAGAAAGCGCTGTGTAGTTTTAGCAATGCCGACCATGTACCCAAAATAGAAGAAGTCGACGATGGAATCATCCTACTAAACGACTACGATGGAAACGCAACATGGAACAACACAGAACTTCACCTAGAGGGCACCTATCTGGTTCAACTATCAAATGACTCGATAATTATCGACAACCAGCAGTTCAGCAACTTGGAACCTACAGTCTCGACCCCCGGAGCACCTCTTGTGCAGTTTACGGccgaagaaaaagaaagactTAAGGTTCTATCTCTTGAAGCATTGGAAGCATTGCACATAAACAACACTGAACAATCTTCGACTGAGGCACAGTACCAGCTACCTCAGTTCAACGACATTCCATACTTTTAG